The DNA window AAAAGAGACAAAATTGCAGGTTGAAGCGATTAAAAACGGTACAGTGATTGACCACATTCCGGCACAAGTGGGCATTAAGGTGCTGAAACTGTTCGATATGCATAACTCTTCCCAGCGCGTCACCATCGGCCTTAATCTGCCCTCTTCCGCGCTTGGCAGTAAAGATCTGCTCAAAATTGAGAACGTCTTCATCAGTGAAGAACAAGCGCGCAAACTGGCGCTGTATGCCCCGCACGCGACCGTTAACCAAATCGAAAACTACCACGT is part of the Vibrio cidicii genome and encodes:
- the pyrI gene encoding aspartate carbamoyltransferase regulatory subunit: MEKETKLQVEAIKNGTVIDHIPAQVGIKVLKLFDMHNSSQRVTIGLNLPSSALGSKDLLKIENVFISEEQARKLALYAPHATVNQIENYHVVKKLALELPEFVSDVFECPNSNCISHNEPVASSFRVFEKKGDVRLKCKYCEKVFSREIVTER